One stretch of Pieris brassicae chromosome 8, ilPieBrab1.1, whole genome shotgun sequence DNA includes these proteins:
- the LOC123713104 gene encoding spondin-2-like yields MARPLVAAILFFVNSLCSACDVDMAVYKVSVKFLWSEESFPKDYPLYRPKAQWSALFGQSHNSSYSLYRVGEEAPLIVRNFVQYGILDALVKSGDEDPRIYDQFSTPPVGEGVGEAENMVFLDGAHTMISFICRLIPSPDWFIGVDSLDLCIDSSWVDQITLDLQPLDGGAASGLTFTAPRWKTSPPEPVFRHGPRYPNHPAAGFYYPNLRELPSIANIEFTKVKEYSTKEQNDLARKEMLTSLKLKDKKKGLPRRRVNLVEQYAEISTKSNLDQLIDLEEDPVGTPRNNIADNNVIVVTRSPLTSTPEEEFDSGLKNMDDVVLAVAHGRKLGLGKHLPRHFRSRLHHVVNKIQPNDCIVSEWSEWSPCSVTCGFGDKFRTRTVLRETREKGRACPPLNDRTHCGNINSCAHIDYFEW; encoded by the exons ATGGCTCGACCGCTAGTGGCGGCCATCTTGTTTTTCGTAAACAGTTTGTGTTCCGCGTGTGATGTTGATATGGCTGTTTACAAAGTGTCAGTGAAGTTTTTATGGAGTGAGGAAAGTTTTCCAAAAGATTATCCGTTGTATCGACCCAAAGCTCAATGGTCGGCGCTTTTCG GACAATCACACAACTCATCATACAGTCTTTATCGCGTAGGTGAGGAGGCACCGCTAATTGTTCGTAACTTTGTCCAGTATGGCATACTGGACGCTTTAGTGAAAAGTGGTGATGAGGACCCGAGGATCTACGATCAGTTTTCAACACCACCAGTTGGTGAGGGAGTTGGTGAAGCTGAAAATATGGTGTTTCTAGATGGTGCACATACCATG ATATCTTTTATATGTCGTCTAATCCCTTCGCCAGACTGGTTTATCGGAGTTGACAGTCTCGATCTCTGTATTGATTCTTCTTGGGTCGATCAAATTACACTCGAT CTCCAGCCCCTAGATGGCGGGGCAGCAAGTGGCCTCACCTTTACAGCACCTCGATGGAAAACATCACCTCCTGAACCAGTTTTCAGACATGGACCACGTTATCCTAATCATCCTGCAGCTGGTTTCTACTATCCTAACTTGAGAGAACTACCATCTATCGCAAATATTGAATTCACTAAG gtAAAAGAATATTCGACCAAAGAACAAAACGATTTAGCCCGAAAGGAAATGCTTACAAGCCTAAAGTTAAAGGATAAAAAGAAGGGGTTGCCGAGAAGAAGAGTAAACCTTGTAGAGCAGTACGCGGAGATTTCAACCAAAAGCAACTTGGATCAGCTAATAGATCTGGAAGAAGATCCTGTTGGAACACCAAGAAATAATATAGCtgataataatgttattgtcGTTACAAGATCACCTTTAAC ATCAACACCAGAGGAAGAGTTTGACAGTGGTCTCAAGAACATGGATGATGTAGTACTTGCAGTGGCACATGGCAGGAAGTTGGGACTAGGAAAACACCTACCAAGGCATTTCCGGTCGAGGTTACACCACGtagttaacaaaatacaac CCAACGACTGTATTGTGTCGGAGTGGAGTGAATGGAGTCCTTGTTCAGTAACCTGTGGTTTCGGCGACAAGTTTAGAACGAGAACTGTGCTACGAGAGACAAGGGAAAAAGGCAGAGCATGTCCACCTCTTAACGATAGAACACATTGTGGAAATATCAACTCATGTGCGCACATAGATTATTTTGAATGgtga